In one window of Hymenobacter nivis DNA:
- a CDS encoding type II toxin-antitoxin system RelE/ParE family toxin, producing MQRIIDRTRILESFPRLGRMVPKFGNPRIRELTEGNFRIVYRIVSTERIDITRVHHTSRPLSDPG from the coding sequence GTGCAGCGAATCATTGATAGAACTCGCATTCTGGAATCATTTCCCCGGCTCGGCCGCATGGTTCCCAAGTTCGGCAACCCCCGCATTCGGGAATTAACCGAAGGAAATTTCCGCATTGTGTACCGAATCGTAAGCACGGAGCGAATTGACATCACGCGCGTTCATCATACTTCGCGCCCGCTCTCCGACCCGGGCTAA
- a CDS encoding helix-turn-helix transcriptional regulator — MLAPVNLRFAELIQEIGLTKNAFAQSLGKTASVIQHLIDGRNKPGYDLLCKVFEIYPNVSKDWLMEGHGPMLLTGPPSAASAAAPVPQTSAVALKKTAGVPSLFAAQVADEALEAPAASAPQPAASPAVPLVVPPVTEAVPPVVAPPVGAPALVPAATAAPVPAADVAIGAALQTQHLLHQLALAEMRNQYLVEQQQLLRQMLDMAQGR; from the coding sequence ATGCTGGCCCCCGTTAACCTCCGCTTCGCCGAACTCATTCAAGAAATTGGCCTGACTAAAAACGCCTTTGCGCAGTCGCTGGGCAAAACTGCCAGCGTAATACAGCACCTCATCGACGGCCGCAATAAGCCCGGCTACGACCTACTGTGCAAGGTTTTTGAGATTTACCCAAATGTATCGAAGGACTGGCTGATGGAAGGGCACGGCCCTATGCTGCTCACCGGGCCCCCCAGCGCCGCCTCCGCAGCAGCGCCCGTGCCGCAAACGTCGGCCGTAGCCCTGAAAAAGACCGCCGGGGTCCCCTCGCTCTTCGCCGCCCAAGTGGCCGACGAAGCCTTGGAAGCGCCGGCCGCCAGTGCCCCGCAGCCCGCGGCTAGCCCAGCGGTGCCACTAGTCGTGCCCCCGGTGACTGAGGCCGTCCCGCCGGTAGTGGCCCCGCCCGTGGGGGCCCCCGCGCTGGTACCAGCAGCAACTGCGGCGCCCGTGCCCGCAGCCGACGTGGCCATCGGCGCTGCCCTCCAAACCCAGCACCTGCTGCACCAATTGGCGCTGGCCGAAATGCGTAACCAGTACTTAGTGGAGCAACAGCAGCTGCTGCGCCAAATGTTGGACATGGCCCAGGGGCGGTAG